ATCTGGATCTCTTTTTGACCATCATTGTTTGCTGCACAATCCTGGGGTGCTGCAGATATGTGAGAGAGTGGAAGGGTCTATGATGTATCCAAGATTATCTGGAAACATCATGACTTTTCTAATAAATAACCAGTCAGGAAGCATTTTTCTGGTATCTTTACACTAAAAGGAAGATGAAGAAATAATTCCAACTTACTGGATGATTAAAGAGTGGTTGTTGCAATAAATAGAATGGCTTTGAAACTAAATAGAAGCACATTTAAAGCTCAGATTCTCAACATACAATTGCTGTGATATTGTGGTCATCTCCTGAGACTAAGCAAAAACTGCTAATCCACAAGAATGCATGAAAGAACCATTCACAGGACACCTTATTGCTTGCGGTAAATAGACCCTTGAGGTCACCATGATGCTCCAACTGCTTTTCCCCAAAACCTACAAATGGATCTGACGATGATGCAGACTGGAGAGGGGAAGcaggaaaagaagggaggaaagtaGATTTCTAGTTGACTCCTATGTTTGACAGAGGCTAACACTGGGAACCTGTACTCAAACCAGAAAGCCTCATCCATTTTCAATCCTATGGCACATgagtctcaaacacacacacacacacacacacacacacacacacacacacacacacacgcacacacacacaccactacttcctacacacatatatacacatacaaacacagatatACACCACTAcctcctacacacatacacaccacaccacacatacacacacacagagagagagagacctacacacacacacatacacagtttccttctcttccctgctTGGTCAAACTGATGTTGTTGATAGTTCACAGTTCACAGAGCTCCATCATTCACTTGGTTGCTAACAGAATGAGAAGGTGGTGAAACTACTGGCCCAGTATTGGTCTGACCACTCTGGGCTCAGCTCTGCCTCTCTCACTGAGCACCTAAACTCTGcctttagaagaaaaacaaatcaccTTTCAGAATTCCAAAATATCCACGTGCTCATATCCAAGAGTCTCCCTGTACAACTGATACAAAGAATAACAAATTAGAGATGGTAAACTTGACAATTGTCCTTCCACTTTATGTTCTTAGGAAAGCCAGAATCTTTGGCCTTCAAGTAGcataactgaaaaagaaaatttaaaatatttcatttgagcAAAACAAACAGGAAGATGGCTTACGGAAACCATTGGAAGTTTGATACCAAAAGCATCAAAAAGAAAACTATGGTACAAATTTTTGTTTATTAGGTCTACCTAAGTGTCACTActtaatgtgttttcttttccaatGTTGCATTCTAGGGGAAAAATTATTGAACAACTTTCTATGTGCCAATTTGATTTGATTATCTACTTAACTGCAATATTTAGAAAGTGGACCACTTGATCGATTTCAGGTACTATAGCCATAATGGGGAGTTTCTGAATTGTACCCTAGGAGCTTAGGAAGACGCAAGAAGCATCCTGAGACTTGaaacaaaaaaacatagaaaGAGGGTGATTTAATGAGATGGAAAACTACACCAGGGTCAAAGAACTTATTTTCCTGGGCCTGACCCAAAGTCAGGAAGTGAGCATGgtgctcttccttttcctcctcctggtgTACGTGACAACTCTGCTGGGGAACCTTCTCATCATGGTCACAGTGACCTATGAGTCTCGCCTGCACACCCCCATGTATTTCTTGCTCAGGAATTTGTCTATCGCTGACATCTGCTTTTCCTCCATCACTGCCCCCAAGGTTCTGGTGGACCTTCTCTCAGACAGAAAAACCATCTCTTTCAATGGCTGTCTCACTCAGATGTTCTTCTTCCACCTCATTGGGGGAGTGGAtgtgttttctctgtctgtgaTGGCTCTAGATCGATATGTGGCCATCTCTAAGCCCCTGCACTATGTGACCATCATGAGCAGAGGCCGTTGCATTGGGTTAATAGTGGCTTCCTGGGTGGGGGGCTTTGCCCACTCCATAGTGCAGATTTCTCTCTTGCTGACACTTCCGTTCTGTGGACCCAATGTTCTTGACACTTTCTACTGTGATGTCCCCCAGGTCATCAAACTTGCCTGCACAGACATCTTTGTACTTGAGCTGCTAATGATTTCCAATAATGGAATGCTCACCACGCTGTGGTTTTTCTTTCTCCTGGTGTCCTACATCATCATATTATTATTACTGAAGTCTCAGtcaggagaaggcaggaagaaagcCATTTCCACCTGCACCTCCCACATCACTGTGGTCACCCTGCATTTTGTGCCCTGCATCTATGTCTATGCCAGACCATTCACTGCCCTCCCCACAGATAAAGCCATATCTGTCACCTTCACagtcatctcccctctgctgaacCCCTTGATCTATACTCTGAGGAACCAGGAAATGAAGTCAGCCATGAGGAGACTCAGGAAAAGACTTGGACCTTCTCATTGGATAGGGAAGTAACCCCGTTAGCACCTTAAATGtttctaacattaaaaaaaaactagccgggcagtggtggcgcacacctaaaatctcagcactctgggaggcagaggcaggtggatttctgagttcgaagccagcctggtctacagagtgagttccaggacagccagggatacacagagaaaccctgtctcaaaaaaaaacaaaaaaaaaaaaacaaaaaaaacaaatgaaaaaaactaTTTGCTATGCTTCCTCCTTGTTTCCTTTATTCTGATATATTAAAACACCAAAAAGTTGTGAAATTGATAGTTCTAACTCTCCTTTATATTTTCAGAATTTTGAATCATGCCTTAACAACTGCGACTGTAAATAAATCTTGCAGATATCTatgaggttaaaaaaataaattagaatatgATTCCAAAGTCTATTAAGAAATTAGCATTTGTTTTATTCCTTCGGCTTTTTTTTTACATGGGATTTTATTCTATTTCCCAGGCTATCTGGTTACTAACTATGTGTCCCAGGGTATCCTCAGATACAACAACCCTCTTGTACTTGCTACCAAATGTTAAGATTGCAGATGTGAACCAAAACACCAGTATAGCTTCtttttaatctaattttattttattttatttgagatttatttatttattacatgtaagtacactgtagctgtcttcagacactccagaagagggcatcagacctcattacagatggttgtaagccatcatgtggttgctgggatttgaactcatgacctttggaagagaagtcggtcctcttaactgctgagccatctctctagcccctctaattttatttttatgtgtgggcCAACAAAGCTTTATTTATAGACACTAAAATCTGAATTTCATAGAACTTTCATGTATTAACTTTGTTTTGAACAAATATTGTCTGCAGTTTTACCTTTCTGAGTATCCCTTGCATCTTTATGATTGTCACAATCAAAAGATGGATGCAGTTACAACCTAAAGTAAATTAGGGTTTCTCAAAACTCATTCATTCCAAGTTCTAATCATCCTATTTTGTGACTATGTACAAACAGAGTattccaataacacatcaaagaatatacaaaacaaaTCTTACAAATTCAGAAAAATTGAAGTAACACCATGTGACTTGTCTGATCACAAAACCATAAAACTTAAAATCAACAACAGATGAATCTCTAGTAAATATAAAAACTCTTGGAAATTAAACAACACATTTTTGAATGATGAATAgagcaaggaaggaaaaaattaGAGTTTTCTTGggaataaaggaaaatgaaaacacaatgcAACAAAACCTCAGGGACACATTAAAAGCAATTCTAGGAGGAACTGCACAGCtctaaacatttcatttaaaaataaaaaagggggctAGTGAGACAGTTCGGTGGATAAGATCACtgcatgctcttccagaggacccaagttcaattcccagcacctacacggcaactcacaactgtctgtaacttcaatatctgacagcctcacacagacatacatacagacaaaacaccaatgcacataaaataaaaataaattttaaaaatcagaaagagcATAAATAAAGGACTTAATGGTGCAACTCAAGAATttggaaaggcaaaaacaaaacaaactcaaatccaGAATATTGGAAAAGATAATAAAAGTCAAAACAGAAATTAACGAAatagaagcaaagaaaacaatacaaagaatcaatgaatctaaGAGAGGATAAACAAGATGCACCTTTAGTCCAAAtggcctaaagaaagagaagactcACATTAACGGAAGTATAAAGGACCAAGGAACCATTATGAGAGACATCAAAGAAATTTAGGCTATTATAAAAGCATACTATACTGCATTAAATTGAAAATACAATCAGGTAAATTTCTAGATTCATCCAAACcaccaaagttaaaccaagaaGAACTCAACAACCTAAACAGACCCATCATGACAAAGAAGATTGCAGCTCTAGTAAAAgcttctcaacaacaacaacaaaatccagacACAAATAGATTCTCAACAGACTTCTACTGGATTCTCAAAACAGATCTACAACTAATACTTCTTATTCAAAACATCTATAGCATTTCAATgagtaataatttaaaatttgtataCATATAACTTTTATAACCCAAATTCCAAGAGAGCTAACTCTCCCTTCTGTCTTCCAAGGACACCAAGCATGcccatggtgcatagacatatatgccaGAAAGGCATCAATACACACAAAACagaagtaaataaatttttacaAGAATAGCAGGTTTTTGTCCAGGTTGTGGtgctgtatgcctttaatcccagcagaggaggtagagacaggaggatctctgagttgaggccaaccttatctacagagaaagtttcagGAAATgcggggatacacagagaaactttgtcttacaGGGAAGGGGGGAGTTAAAAAATAAGCGTTTTTAAATACAAATACCTACTTTTTCATCTTGGAAAGAtccatgaaataaatataaatatcaaaatataaacttttaaagaaataaacattactaattaatttgaaaattatagaaataaaacaaatcatagaaacacaggtgacagcacatgttggcaagaatgtggagaaagaggaacactcctccattgctggtgggactggaaactggtacaaccactctggaaatcaatctcgatgttcctcagaaaataggaaatagaactacctaaagacccagctataccactcttgggtatatacccaaaaagTGCCCCACCATACTACAGGGGTatgtgcaccactatgttcatagcagccttaactGTAAGACAACATAGAAATGATTTTAAAGAATCAACATATCATTATCTTCAGATGctgagaaaaattattttcaattcatAAGTCTGAGTCAGCAAAACTacttttaggaaataaaaatgtttattaaaatggCAGTAGATAATTCTctctaagatccatgacctcactagTCCCAAGAATCTGGGTAAGCTCTAGCACCAGACCTAATTTCCCTCCTGTTGAACAGACTAtaaatccaattagagagctgttggttactgccaagataTCAGTGCCACTATTGCACTCTTAGGGCTATCTTACCACCCTTGTTTTCGTTGTATATTATAGGTGTCACTGTGAGGTAGGATTACTTATTGCTTCACTCCCTTGGATGCTTGTATAGAACCTTCAACACAACTGCAccaaaggctcaggaaacatttcaAGAGAGGAAATTTGCTgtaagactgtgtctcctagaaatggtagggaagctacacccatggTCCCTCAGCAGTGTGGCTGACTAAAACAGATCTGAACAAGTACAACACCAATAGGTGTGTACTGGAAAGAGAACATTGCATGGAGCTCCACCAATGCCATTTACTCGACCTTGAAATCACATACAAGGAACACTAAACATATCAAACAAAttgtatttacatatgtattcaaatatatgtattaataatAACTAACGAAAAAGGACAGCATGAATCTGATAGGGAGTGGCAGAGAGGACATGGGAAGGGCTAAACTGAGCTCAGTGTgttactaaaacaaaaaaaaacaaacaaaagtgcaTGAAGTTAAGAAATATCAATGTGTCAGGGACAAAGTCTGAGAGAGTTGAACTGAAGGAATCAGGGTTCGATATGATCAACATGAACTGTACTAACTAGTatagaatttttaaatgtatattttagaaaACATAAAGAGCAATGCACTGCAAAGGGTAAATGAAGGGAAATATAGCTAACTAGGATCAAGAAAATAACTTTCCCTTGATCTGAGTAACAGCCATGAGAAAGAGTTGGCTTTCATtagaagaatgctgtgtttatccTACTCCTGTTTGTCAAGAAGCAAGCTGAAAATGAATATACTGATTTGTGATTGTTATTGTTTGTTGATGGTCTATTTTAGAAGTGGGGttgtgaggttttctttttttcttttctcatattttcttttgagacacgTTCTCTCTATGTAGCACgggctattctggaacttactatgcagAGAAGACTAgacttgaacttagagatctgcctggttTTACTTTcctttccaagtgctagaattgaAGGTAAgtgacattgatttttttttaaagaggtagTAACATAGACTacggagcactcacaaaaaagggacctattatgactgccctccaaaagacccaacaagcagctgaaagagtttgatgcagatatttgcacccaaccaatggacagaagctactaatactgtggttgaattagggaaaagctggaagaagctgaggaggagagagaccctgTAGGAGCACCAGCAGTTTCAGtaaacctggacccctgagatctctcagacactggaccaccaaccaggtagcatacaccagctgatatgaggaccccaATTCATATACAGCCGatgactgctgggtctgggttcagtcagagaagatgcacctaaccatcaagagactggagaccctaGGGAGTttggaggtctggtggggtggggtcaggggagacagggaagtagggaggaggtatgggatgtagaaaagtcggagggtggaccaggaggggaatcaATCTGGggtgcaaaaaaaaaagagtaaataaaaagaaaggacatttaaaaagaagtaatAGTATGAAGagacatttataaataaatttgataaatgcaccttctctcttctcttcactGCACCTTAAACTTAACTATGGAACATGGGGGACCTAGCAGGCGGATGTGTTCTCTATCTGGAATGCGGTATTGATTTCACAAGTGTGTAAAGAAGTCTATCCTTATCAACTCGATAcaagaaaaaatgtaatttttccttttatggcAATAGGACCTCACAGGGATAGACATGAATACTAATGCTCTCCTGATGAGAATTTGCATATGGTAAAAACTgaataaacaatattttttcaCGAGTCAGATTTTTATTTCTACAGTTAGAAggccaatattttttatttatttccagtaGCAATACAATACCACTACTCCCCAGCCAAAAAGTAACTCTTCTTTGCATTCTGCATAGCCCATGGGCCATGCCCAGCCTTGTGGGGCCAGGCAGCAGGAACAGAACTGGTATTCTGTATTCCAGAAGTACCTGAAATCAACATCAGACCAATGCTGGCATCCATGGCTCCCTTGGGCCAAGGCTTTCCTCCTGAGTTCACATTCTATTCAGAGCCTGGTCTTGACTATCAGCAAACCTTGTGACTTAAGGTGGTAGGCAAATTCTCATCTCCCTGAatgcccttctctccctccaaccTCCATTCTGTACTGCTTGATCAGGACAACCATCTGC
This portion of the Apodemus sylvaticus chromosome 1, mApoSyl1.1, whole genome shotgun sequence genome encodes:
- the LOC127689892 gene encoding olfactory receptor 4D10 — translated: MENYTRVKELIFLGLTQSQEVSMVLFLFLLLVYVTTLLGNLLIMVTVTYESRLHTPMYFLLRNLSIADICFSSITAPKVLVDLLSDRKTISFNGCLTQMFFFHLIGGVDVFSLSVMALDRYVAISKPLHYVTIMSRGRCIGLIVASWVGGFAHSIVQISLLLTLPFCGPNVLDTFYCDVPQVIKLACTDIFVLELLMISNNGMLTTLWFFFLLVSYIIILLLLKSQSGEGRKKAISTCTSHITVVTLHFVPCIYVYARPFTALPTDKAISVTFTVISPLLNPLIYTLRNQEMKSAMRRLRKRLGPSHWIGK